A genome region from Nitrosopumilus oxyclinae includes the following:
- a CDS encoding KEOPS complex subunit Pcc1 — MTLNFSAKITVDAKDKTKAIFESVNTDNEFYPENPVKTKMTFDKKITIAVETDQLPHLRANLNSTLRLIQASYDSIESVKI; from the coding sequence ATGACATTAAACTTTAGTGCAAAAATCACAGTTGATGCAAAAGACAAGACAAAAGCAATTTTTGAATCTGTAAATACAGACAATGAATTTTATCCTGAAAATCCTGTAAAAACAAAGATGACTTTTGATAAAAAAATCACCATTGCTGTTGAAACTGATCAATTACCTCATCTTCGAGCAAACTTGAACTCTACTCTTCGATTAATTCAAGCAAGTTATGATTCAATAGAATCGGTAAAGATATAA
- a CDS encoding NOB1 family endonuclease: MDFRILDASAFYAGVPFRSSDDCYTTSLVYEEIKHIKKNHDALGTLLETNRLKIREPDSESIKAAIKSSKDTGDFPQLSKQDISIIALGIEMKGQIISDDFAISNVAKNLGLEIRPIMTKGIADVGKWVHYCPGCRTNHTTGTECPMCGTPLKRKLLKQIS, from the coding sequence TTGGATTTTAGAATTTTAGACGCCAGTGCATTTTATGCAGGAGTACCGTTTAGATCATCAGATGATTGCTACACAACCTCACTAGTTTATGAAGAAATTAAACACATAAAGAAAAACCATGATGCATTAGGAACTTTACTTGAAACTAACAGATTAAAAATCAGAGAACCAGATTCTGAATCAATAAAAGCTGCAATCAAATCATCAAAAGATACAGGAGATTTTCCCCAGTTATCAAAACAAGATATCTCAATTATTGCATTAGGTATTGAAATGAAGGGTCAGATAATTAGTGATGATTTTGCAATTTCAAACGTTGCCAAGAATCTAGGTTTAGAAATTAGGCCTATCATGACTAAGGGTATCGCAGATGTTGGAAAATGGGTTCATTATTGCCCAGGATGTAGAACTAATCACACAACTGGAACAGAGTGTCCAATGTGTGGAACTCCATTAAAAAGAAAATTACTCAAACAAATCAGCTAA
- a CDS encoding cellulose synthase family protein produces the protein MTINPFTSFVFDLFILSAIIITAYTVNFYYLAFLSRTRKESHPTIDWGTPTITIQLPIYNEKYVAKRLVDAVCHMDYPKDKMRIMVCDDSDDDTVELLKNVVDGYKKDGYLIEHVRRGTRVGYKAGALKHAMKTTDTELVAIFDADFIPPTWFLKRAIPHFATSKIGLVQCRWGHVNENYSTITQVQALSIDFHFLVEQKAKSNSHLFMNFNGTAGIWRRDCIEDAGGWHTATLVEDLDLSYRAQMKGWKCLFLPDIVVDAELPAQMNGAKRQQFRWAKGSIQCAIKLLSDVALKRHVAIEAKLQAFIQLTRHIVYPLVLIQFLSLPVLLAAQVNLYVVSVLPALTIATYLAMGPGAYVLVIQGMYGKTWKSKAKLLPALLIYNAGMSVNNTVAVFDAVLGKKNEFHRTPKYGLVTKKDDWKDKAYNLPFTQTTLLEIFFGVYGVMGIFIAIFSNNPVFVPIIALQTIGFFFIAYLSLSHTKFKRNKSSDNRAKTKKEKMANTVYKLSMIGILGIIIFGGYMAISGYNSDIYPLDRIRGNLDGIVSSSDPQMIRDHLVAIQADLDIVMVNLPDTWDTEGNIISKNPVWIFGTESTNFLRIQNNIDTMFTGVNEISNIPKDNSAYHTGMLDIKERAALLKINIMDATPYMYVSPANMMLSGIWIAAIIGIFAALKRKKEQLNKTDQE, from the coding sequence ATGACAATCAATCCTTTCACCTCATTTGTATTTGATCTGTTTATTTTATCTGCCATAATTATTACTGCATACACAGTTAATTTTTACTATCTTGCATTTCTTTCAAGAACAAGAAAAGAATCTCATCCTACAATTGATTGGGGCACTCCAACTATTACAATACAATTACCAATTTACAATGAAAAGTATGTAGCAAAACGACTCGTTGATGCAGTTTGTCATATGGATTATCCAAAAGACAAAATGAGAATAATGGTATGCGATGATTCAGATGATGATACAGTTGAATTACTAAAAAATGTAGTTGATGGTTACAAAAAAGATGGGTATCTAATTGAACATGTGCGACGTGGAACAAGAGTAGGTTACAAGGCTGGTGCATTAAAACATGCAATGAAAACAACTGACACCGAACTTGTTGCAATATTTGATGCTGATTTTATTCCTCCCACTTGGTTTCTTAAACGAGCAATACCGCATTTTGCAACATCAAAAATTGGTCTAGTTCAATGCAGGTGGGGCCATGTCAATGAAAATTACTCTACCATTACTCAAGTGCAAGCCCTCAGTATTGATTTTCATTTTCTTGTAGAGCAGAAAGCAAAAAGCAATTCTCATCTCTTCATGAATTTTAACGGTACTGCTGGTATTTGGAGACGTGATTGTATTGAAGATGCTGGAGGTTGGCATACTGCCACACTTGTAGAGGATCTTGATCTAAGCTATCGTGCACAAATGAAAGGTTGGAAGTGTTTGTTTTTACCTGATATTGTAGTTGATGCTGAATTGCCTGCACAAATGAATGGGGCAAAAAGACAACAATTCCGTTGGGCAAAGGGATCAATTCAATGTGCAATTAAATTACTTTCTGATGTTGCTCTAAAACGTCATGTTGCAATTGAAGCTAAACTTCAGGCATTCATTCAACTTACTCGTCATATTGTTTATCCTCTAGTGTTGATACAATTTTTATCATTACCTGTATTGCTTGCAGCCCAAGTCAATCTTTATGTTGTAAGTGTTCTACCGGCATTAACAATTGCAACATATCTTGCAATGGGACCTGGCGCATATGTTTTAGTGATTCAGGGAATGTATGGTAAAACCTGGAAATCTAAAGCAAAACTACTTCCGGCATTACTAATTTACAATGCTGGAATGTCTGTAAATAACACAGTAGCAGTATTTGATGCAGTACTAGGAAAGAAAAATGAATTTCACAGAACTCCAAAATACGGACTAGTAACAAAAAAAGATGATTGGAAAGACAAGGCCTATAATTTACCATTTACACAAACAACTCTGCTAGAAATATTCTTTGGAGTTTATGGAGTAATGGGAATTTTCATTGCAATTTTTTCAAACAATCCTGTGTTTGTACCAATCATTGCTCTTCAAACAATTGGCTTTTTTTTCATTGCATACCTGAGTTTGTCTCATACTAAATTTAAAAGAAATAAATCAAGTGATAATCGAGCAAAAACTAAGAAGGAAAAAATGGCAAATACTGTTTACAAACTTTCCATGATTGGAATACTTGGAATAATTATTTTTGGAGGATATATGGCAATTTCTGGTTACAATTCTGATATTTACCCTCTTGATAGAATACGAGGAAATCTTGATGGTATTGTGTCTTCATCAGATCCACAAATGATTCGTGATCATTTAGTTGCAATCCAAGCAGATTTGGATATTGTAATGGTGAATTTACCTGATACCTGGGATACTGAAGGTAACATAATTTCAAAAAATCCTGTTTGGATATTTGGAACAGAATCTACTAACTTTCTTAGAATTCAAAATAACATAGATACAATGTTTACAGGAGTTAATGAAATATCCAATATTCCTAAAGATAATTCTGCATATCATACAGGTATGTTGGATATCAAGGAAAGGGCAGCATTGCTAAAAATCAACATCATGGATGCAACTCCGTACATGTATGTCAGTCCTGCAAACATGATGCTTAGTGGTATTTGGATTGCTGCAATTATAGGAATTTTTGCAGCATTAAAACGAAAGAAAGAACAACTCAATAAAACTGATCAAGAATAA
- a CDS encoding chemotaxis protein, with translation MATKTTKKKTPVKAKKEPNPSVLLKKVASVSDSNKALQKEIKVMSKIFGENQKVLVSMKGMIDTLTSTLEHIQKQSKQINIIEDDTQKLYAGLNQVRSQSNLVNKINDQTSKLEKEISKISELQKSSKSQDISERVEESMNSIKNNSQMIIKIAQRIDEVRDDLRKVSGKTDSFLEIGSEMDNLKNTIEEISGKTAKLDTGTQIIESLKLELGRISEGAASSSNLNAELDAIKITIDAISSKASKIDSLAGVIDGLKQQFDSISSKANSIDNLSLESIKELGGKIDKIETEIGALAQRADSTAFVGEGLKSVQEEVSNFKQNVFDKTNSIEQKISSVSDTLKRQDESTIEFHKKSERLFQELQTVKDVTNKASSDSSKEMMALLKLSEYQSNIRMNAESKYGVSKDIEKMASQTADIVNLFDRISVESGEKIPLPHEVRQWAVSKILDCADKWEVRFSDVYSILTNAIGRDMLKESIRIQQVRDIYGIRAVDEIRKDLNIS, from the coding sequence ATGGCTACCAAAACTACAAAAAAGAAAACACCAGTCAAGGCAAAGAAAGAGCCTAATCCATCAGTGTTGTTAAAAAAGGTAGCATCAGTCTCAGATTCAAACAAAGCATTACAAAAAGAAATTAAAGTAATGTCAAAAATCTTTGGCGAAAATCAAAAAGTGCTAGTATCCATGAAAGGAATGATTGACACATTAACATCCACACTAGAACATATTCAAAAACAATCAAAACAAATTAACATAATAGAGGATGATACCCAAAAACTCTATGCAGGATTAAATCAAGTCAGATCACAATCAAATTTAGTTAATAAAATTAATGACCAGACTTCTAAATTAGAAAAAGAGATCAGTAAAATTTCAGAATTACAAAAATCATCAAAATCTCAAGACATATCAGAGCGAGTTGAAGAAAGCATGAACTCAATTAAAAATAATTCTCAAATGATAATCAAAATTGCACAAAGAATTGACGAAGTTAGAGATGATTTAAGAAAAGTTTCTGGAAAAACAGATTCATTCTTAGAGATTGGTTCTGAGATGGATAATCTAAAAAATACAATTGAAGAAATATCTGGAAAAACAGCAAAATTAGATACAGGTACTCAAATTATTGAAAGTCTCAAACTAGAATTAGGAAGAATTTCAGAAGGGGCAGCATCTAGTTCAAATCTAAATGCTGAGCTTGATGCCATTAAAATCACAATTGATGCAATATCATCAAAAGCATCAAAAATTGATTCTTTAGCAGGAGTAATTGATGGACTAAAACAACAGTTTGATTCCATTTCATCCAAAGCAAATTCCATAGATAATTTGAGCCTAGAATCAATAAAAGAACTAGGAGGTAAGATTGATAAAATTGAAACAGAGATTGGAGCACTAGCACAGAGGGCTGATTCCACAGCATTTGTAGGAGAAGGGCTAAAATCAGTTCAGGAGGAAGTTTCAAATTTCAAACAAAATGTATTTGATAAAACAAACAGTATTGAGCAAAAAATATCATCAGTGTCTGACACCCTAAAAAGACAAGACGAATCTACAATAGAATTTCATAAAAAATCTGAAAGACTATTTCAAGAGTTACAAACAGTCAAAGATGTCACCAACAAGGCATCTAGTGATTCATCTAAAGAGATGATGGCTTTGTTGAAGCTATCTGAATACCAATCAAACATTAGAATGAATGCCGAATCAAAATATGGAGTATCAAAAGACATAGAAAAAATGGCATCTCAAACCGCAGATATTGTAAATCTCTTTGATCGAATTTCAGTAGAGTCTGGAGAGAAAATTCCTCTACCTCATGAAGTTCGACAGTGGGCTGTTAGTAAAATATTAGATTGCGCAGACAAGTGGGAAGTAAGATTCAGTGATGTATATTCAATTTTAACAAACGCCATTGGCAGAGACATGTTAAAAGAATCAATAAGAATTCAACAAGTGCGAGACATTTATGGAATAAGAGCTGTTGATGAAATTAGAAAAGATCTAAATATTTCTTAA
- a CDS encoding 4Fe-4S dicluster domain-containing protein produces MSLLLKDRVWSMEAATAKRGVYPLHGFKLGLYRLPIKLEDPVELKSVHDGLKKAFEMDMYADRIYATYRWKEQNMDDPDAKGYQEVDLSVTVEIVSGEVVDIIYQIFPIEKFGDPNWVKDYRKKADHFAKMVIDTILRNTILADKMISYFAKTEKISEVAAIQKLEELTPLAKIVLGAKPKPVEAKDDEEGEEDDSAIEIPDGAKPGPIDVDYKSKMKPTTPYEAPEHTIKTWGRRGTSNGIMGVWGEFVSVDYDICVADGGCIEACPVAVYEWFDTPGNPASEKKPLMSKEPDCIFCLACEGVCPPQAIKIYEQK; encoded by the coding sequence ATGTCTTTACTCCTAAAAGATCGAGTTTGGTCAATGGAGGCCGCAACTGCAAAACGTGGCGTTTATCCTTTACATGGATTCAAACTTGGCTTGTATCGATTACCAATAAAACTCGAAGATCCAGTTGAACTAAAATCTGTTCATGATGGTCTCAAAAAGGCATTTGAAATGGACATGTATGCTGATAGAATTTACGCAACATATCGTTGGAAAGAACAAAACATGGATGATCCTGATGCTAAAGGATATCAAGAAGTTGATTTGTCAGTTACAGTTGAAATTGTAAGTGGCGAAGTTGTAGATATTATTTATCAAATTTTCCCAATTGAAAAGTTCGGTGATCCTAATTGGGTTAAAGATTATAGAAAAAAGGCTGACCATTTTGCTAAAATGGTAATTGATACTATTTTACGAAATACTATTTTGGCTGACAAAATGATTTCATATTTTGCAAAAACTGAAAAAATTTCTGAAGTTGCAGCTATTCAAAAACTAGAAGAACTAACTCCTCTTGCAAAAATTGTTCTTGGTGCAAAACCAAAACCAGTTGAGGCAAAAGACGATGAAGAGGGTGAAGAAGATGATAGTGCTATTGAAATTCCAGATGGAGCAAAACCTGGACCAATTGATGTTGATTACAAATCAAAAATGAAACCAACTACACCATACGAAGCCCCTGAACACACAATCAAAACTTGGGGTAGAAGAGGTACAAGTAATGGTATCATGGGTGTATGGGGAGAATTTGTTTCAGTAGACTATGATATTTGTGTAGCCGATGGTGGATGCATTGAAGCATGTCCTGTCGCTGTATACGAATGGTTTGACACTCCTGGCAATCCTGCATCTGAGAAAAAGCCGTTAATGTCAAAAGAACCTGATTGTATTTTCTGTCTTGCATGTGAAGGCGTATGTCCTCCACAAGCAATCAAGATTTATGAGCAAAAATAA
- a CDS encoding cation:proton antiporter: protein MQNIPLQITGGIQNTLNNTVTSLIEQITPELPHTSFVTDLAFIMIIGAVVTLAFFKIKQPLIIGYLFAGMLIGPLSPFWSWVLPEGGPSGDVLGGVGILSDISALNLFAEIGVILLLFVIGIEFPYAKIKNIGRVAVGVGTIGLFSTLGVLFYTATALGLGFMDALFISAALSISSTAIIVKLLEDMGKIKKESSIMVLGILIVEDVIAVILISSLQSIALVGTVSIESIIVVVLVATGLIVGTFTIGTRVIPPLIDRVAAAEHREILLLSVLGLCFGYALFANIVGLSVAIGAFLAGVLVAESKSAEVAKLLSSPIKDMFVAIFFISVGALMDVSQLENYIFIAIALIAVATGMKFGGNMIGNFIFRQKRGKALRSAFTLAAPRGEFSIVIVKVGVDIGAVSAFLFPLVGIISIITAFISPFLMKAGDKIIPVLEKKENV from the coding sequence ATGCAAAACATTCCACTTCAGATTACTGGTGGAATTCAAAATACCCTAAACAACACTGTAACTAGTTTAATTGAGCAAATAACTCCTGAATTACCTCACACAAGTTTTGTCACTGATTTGGCATTCATTATGATTATTGGCGCTGTTGTAACTCTGGCTTTTTTTAAAATCAAACAACCATTGATCATCGGCTATCTTTTTGCAGGAATGTTGATTGGTCCACTTTCTCCGTTTTGGTCTTGGGTCTTACCTGAAGGAGGTCCGTCTGGTGATGTGTTGGGCGGAGTTGGGATTTTATCTGATATCTCTGCATTGAATCTTTTTGCTGAAATTGGAGTCATCTTACTTCTCTTTGTAATTGGAATAGAGTTTCCATATGCAAAAATTAAAAATATTGGACGAGTAGCTGTTGGAGTTGGAACTATAGGATTGTTTTCAACCTTGGGTGTGCTGTTCTATACTGCTACAGCCCTTGGATTGGGATTCATGGATGCTTTGTTTATTTCTGCAGCCTTGTCAATATCTAGTACTGCAATTATCGTAAAGTTGTTAGAGGATATGGGAAAAATCAAAAAAGAATCATCCATTATGGTTCTTGGTATTTTGATTGTAGAGGACGTGATAGCTGTCATCTTAATTTCATCTTTGCAATCCATTGCATTGGTTGGAACTGTATCTATAGAATCAATCATTGTAGTTGTATTGGTTGCAACTGGTCTTATTGTCGGTACATTTACTATTGGAACTCGCGTAATTCCACCTCTAATTGATAGAGTTGCAGCAGCAGAACATCGTGAGATTCTTCTGTTAAGTGTACTGGGTCTTTGCTTTGGTTATGCATTATTTGCAAATATTGTAGGATTATCTGTAGCAATTGGGGCATTTTTAGCAGGCGTTTTAGTGGCCGAATCTAAATCTGCTGAGGTAGCAAAGTTACTTTCAAGTCCAATCAAAGACATGTTTGTTGCTATCTTTTTCATTTCAGTTGGAGCCTTGATGGATGTCTCACAGCTAGAAAATTATATTTTTATTGCAATTGCTTTGATTGCAGTTGCAACCGGGATGAAATTTGGAGGCAATATGATTGGAAATTTCATTTTCAGACAGAAACGTGGCAAGGCACTTCGTTCAGCATTCACTTTGGCTGCACCTCGAGGGGAATTCTCTATTGTCATTGTAAAAGTTGGAGTGGATATTGGGGCAGTTAGTGCATTCTTGTTCCCGTTAGTTGGTATAATTTCAATTATCACTGCTTTCATCTCCCCATTTTTGATGAAGGCCGGTGACAAAATAATCCCTGTATTGGAAAAAAAAGAAAATGTCTGA
- a CDS encoding sulfurtransferase produces the protein MSYAHPEVLVDTEWVSQNPPNEKRKLVEVDYDPVNGYQKGHINGASLIWWKRDINDPVTRDIISKKEFEALMAKNGITADTEVILYGDFNNWFAAFAFWVFKIYGHENLKIMNGGRKKWELENKDYTTDEPQIASTTYVAQPTDEGLRAYLFDVSRALGKEDTVMVDVRSPAEFTGQITAPPEYPMEHAQRGGHIPDANNIPWATAVNDADGTFKAVEELKQNYEPKGVTPDKDVICYCRIGERSSHSWFVLKYLLGYPKVRNYDGSWTEWGNMIGNPVEK, from the coding sequence ATGAGTTACGCACATCCTGAAGTTTTAGTCGATACCGAATGGGTATCACAGAATCCTCCTAATGAAAAAAGAAAATTAGTTGAAGTTGATTATGATCCTGTAAATGGATATCAAAAAGGCCACATTAATGGTGCCAGTTTAATTTGGTGGAAACGAGACATCAATGATCCAGTAACTCGAGATATCATTAGTAAAAAAGAATTTGAAGCATTAATGGCTAAAAACGGAATCACTGCAGATACTGAAGTTATTCTTTATGGTGACTTTAACAACTGGTTTGCAGCATTTGCTTTCTGGGTTTTCAAAATTTACGGTCATGAAAATTTAAAGATCATGAACGGTGGACGAAAAAAATGGGAATTGGAAAATAAAGATTACACTACTGACGAACCTCAAATAGCTTCGACAACTTATGTTGCACAACCTACAGATGAGGGATTACGTGCATATCTATTTGATGTTAGTAGAGCTTTAGGAAAAGAAGACACTGTAATGGTGGATGTAAGATCACCTGCAGAATTTACTGGTCAAATTACTGCACCTCCAGAATATCCAATGGAGCATGCACAAAGAGGTGGCCATATTCCTGATGCAAATAATATTCCTTGGGCAACTGCAGTTAATGATGCTGATGGTACTTTCAAAGCAGTTGAAGAATTAAAACAAAATTATGAACCAAAAGGAGTCACTCCTGACAAAGATGTAATTTGTTATTGCAGAATTGGAGAGCGTTCTTCACACAGTTGGTTTGTATTGAAATATCTACTTGGATACCCAAAAGTTAGAAACTATGATGGTTCTTGGACTGAATGGGGAAACATGATAGGAAATCCTGTGGAAAAATAA
- a CDS encoding prefoldin subunit beta produces the protein MSAGQMPPWLQEQIMKLQQAQQSLQSVMTQKQHLEIENAETEKALEELRKVADGDAVFKQAGTVLIKSKKEELIAELEERIELTKTRATVLEKQETRLKESLKEQEAKITEQMKGGAAGTPPNSPPVEDNPRK, from the coding sequence ATGTCAGCAGGACAAATGCCACCATGGCTTCAAGAGCAAATTATGAAATTACAACAAGCACAGCAGAGTCTTCAATCAGTAATGACTCAAAAACAACATCTTGAAATTGAAAATGCAGAAACAGAAAAAGCCCTTGAAGAATTACGCAAAGTTGCTGATGGTGATGCAGTGTTCAAACAAGCTGGTACTGTTTTGATTAAATCAAAAAAAGAAGAGTTGATTGCTGAATTAGAAGAACGAATTGAACTAACTAAAACACGTGCAACAGTTCTTGAAAAACAAGAAACACGTCTAAAAGAATCACTAAAAGAGCAAGAAGCAAAAATTACTGAACAAATGAAAGGTGGTGCTGCCGGTACTCCTCCAAATTCACCTCCTGTAGAAGACAACCCTAGAAAATAA
- a CDS encoding 50S ribosomal protein L37 has product MVKHSKAKKALKGLGARYGIKLRKQYSKVHFTLKEKRTCPECGSQNFGRDAVGIWSCKKCSYKVAGTAYDIKL; this is encoded by the coding sequence ATGGTTAAACACTCTAAAGCAAAAAAAGCCCTTAAAGGATTAGGTGCTCGTTACGGAATTAAACTTAGAAAACAATATTCTAAAGTTCATTTTACATTAAAAGAAAAACGAACTTGCCCTGAGTGTGGTTCACAAAACTTTGGACGTGATGCCGTTGGAATTTGGTCTTGTAAAAAATGCAGCTATAAAGTAGCCGGAACTGCATATGACATTAAACTTTAG
- the rrp42 gene encoding exosome complex protein Rrp42, whose product MTSVSVIDELKRTQILELLEQGKRVDGRALDEPRELKIEINAIPHANGSARVYLGDTETICGVKIKPDRPFPDTGDRGLFICTAELLPLSHPTVETGPPQPPVIELARVTDRGIRESHMVDVSQLVIEKDKSVIGVFADIVVVDYDGNLFDACSYAATAALLTSTTPKWTWTDEQPTLVEGEETPLPITTIPVSVTMGKIGKHILVDPNGDEWASMDARVTITTDSDGNICALQKGGSDGFTQDEINQCGDISVRVGAQIREKIKAAQKDSQ is encoded by the coding sequence TTGACATCTGTTTCTGTTATTGATGAACTAAAGAGAACACAAATTCTTGAATTATTAGAACAAGGAAAACGTGTTGATGGACGTGCACTTGATGAACCACGTGAACTTAAAATTGAAATTAATGCAATTCCACACGCTAATGGATCAGCCCGAGTCTATCTTGGTGATACTGAAACAATCTGTGGGGTAAAAATTAAACCTGATAGACCATTCCCAGACACTGGAGATAGAGGCCTTTTCATTTGTACTGCTGAACTCTTACCATTATCTCATCCAACTGTAGAGACTGGTCCACCACAACCACCTGTTATTGAATTAGCAAGAGTTACTGATAGAGGAATTAGAGAAAGTCACATGGTTGATGTTTCTCAATTAGTTATTGAAAAAGACAAATCCGTAATTGGTGTATTTGCTGATATTGTTGTTGTTGATTATGATGGCAATCTCTTTGATGCATGCTCTTATGCTGCAACTGCCGCTTTACTTACATCAACTACTCCAAAATGGACTTGGACTGATGAACAACCAACACTAGTTGAAGGTGAAGAAACTCCTTTGCCAATAACTACAATCCCAGTATCTGTAACTATGGGAAAAATTGGTAAACATATCCTAGTTGATCCAAATGGAGATGAATGGGCTAGTATGGATGCTCGTGTTACAATTACAACTGATTCTGATGGAAATATCTGCGCATTGCAAAAAGGTGGCAGTGATGGATTCACACAAGATGAAATTAATCAATGTGGTGACATCTCTGTACGTGTAGGTGCACAGATAAGAGAAAAAATAAAAGCAGCTCAAAAGGATAGTCAGTAA
- a CDS encoding NAD(+)/NADH kinase, with translation MKLEKVAVVSKVGSKDSEQAAKDVTKKLLAKKITVFTISPIEVEGAKQIEALEELKKERLDLVITLGGDGTTLRVFRNLENETPILTINVGGNRGILAEITIEEIDDAIEQIVKDNFFLDKRIRVVASCGGKEFPPALNEIYITRTNLTKTAEITIKFQDDTVKQKMDGVIIATPSGSTGHSFSLGGPILHESLDVLIITPVAPVYRLASLIVPDEKIEITSTHDCHIAMDAQVVKSAGYGEPITIKRYKKHAVFLRLKKRGLRQMSKLGF, from the coding sequence TTGAAATTAGAAAAAGTAGCAGTAGTTAGCAAGGTAGGGTCCAAAGATTCAGAGCAAGCTGCAAAAGACGTTACAAAAAAGCTATTAGCAAAAAAAATTACAGTATTTACTATTTCTCCAATTGAAGTTGAGGGCGCAAAACAGATAGAGGCCTTGGAGGAATTAAAAAAGGAAAGACTAGACCTGGTCATCACCTTAGGGGGAGATGGAACAACACTTCGTGTATTTAGAAACTTGGAAAATGAGACTCCAATTCTGACTATCAACGTAGGAGGAAATAGAGGGATTTTAGCAGAAATAACAATTGAAGAAATTGATGATGCAATTGAACAAATTGTAAAAGATAATTTCTTTTTAGATAAAAGAATTAGAGTTGTTGCATCTTGTGGAGGAAAAGAATTTCCACCAGCACTAAATGAAATTTACATCACTAGAACAAACTTGACTAAAACTGCAGAGATTACAATTAAATTTCAAGACGACACAGTAAAGCAAAAAATGGATGGAGTGATAATTGCAACACCAAGTGGTTCTACAGGTCATTCTTTTTCATTAGGAGGTCCAATTCTGCATGAAAGTTTAGATGTTTTAATCATAACACCTGTCGCACCAGTGTACAGATTAGCATCATTGATTGTTCCAGATGAAAAAATAGAAATTACATCTACTCATGATTGCCATATTGCAATGGATGCACAAGTAGTCAAATCGGCAGGATATGGAGAACCAATCACCATTAAAAGATACAAAAAACATGCAGTCTTTCTAAGATTAAAGAAGAGAGGACTAAGACAGATGAGCAAGCTTGGATTTTAG
- a CDS encoding ERCC4 domain-containing protein: MNLENLRIVVDERERKSGIPDLLKSIGLNIEMKTLPIGDYIVAPETIVERKSIRDLMASVFDGRLFDQCSRLKEHFEHPVVLMEGNVDEIEEITENPLIFYGALSTVVLDFNIPVIPTPSAAHTAKLLVSMCSRKDTPKGPYLKKIKKSSDLEKQQLSVLCSLPGIGEKFAVRMLTKFGTPLKVFSATAAELAKVEGLGDARAKKIKKTLATKSKLLKTSNQQTLHDT, translated from the coding sequence GTGAATTTAGAAAATCTTAGAATTGTAGTAGATGAGCGGGAGCGGAAAAGTGGAATTCCTGATTTGTTAAAATCTATTGGATTAAACATTGAAATGAAAACACTTCCGATTGGAGATTACATTGTTGCACCTGAAACAATAGTTGAGAGAAAAAGTATTCGTGATCTTATGGCTTCTGTTTTTGATGGTAGATTGTTTGATCAATGCTCAAGATTGAAAGAACATTTTGAGCACCCAGTAGTTCTCATGGAAGGTAATGTTGATGAAATTGAAGAGATTACTGAAAACCCTCTGATTTTTTATGGCGCTCTCTCAACTGTAGTTTTAGATTTTAACATCCCTGTAATTCCAACACCTAGTGCTGCACATACTGCTAAACTTTTGGTTTCAATGTGCTCCAGAAAAGATACTCCTAAAGGCCCATATCTAAAAAAGATAAAAAAATCATCTGATCTGGAAAAACAACAACTTTCAGTTCTTTGCAGTTTACCTGGAATAGGAGAAAAATTTGCAGTTAGAATGCTAACTAAGTTTGGAACTCCTCTGAAAGTTTTCAGTGCCACTGCTGCAGAATTGGCAAAAGTTGAAGGTCTAGGTGATGCTCGTGCAAAAAAAATCAAAAAAACACTTGCTACTAAAAGTAAATTACTAAAAACATCAAACCAACAAACACTACACGACACTTGA